A region of the Paraburkholderia flava genome:
CTACACGAACTCGCACGCCAGACGGTGCTCGTCAACGACAGCTACAAGGACAGCACGCGCACCCGCTCCGCGCTGGTGCGCGCGTACGTTGCGCTGAAAGAACACAACGACCTGGTTGTGCGCGACTCGGCGCTGCAGAGCGCGAAGCGGACCTTCGATCTATCGGCGAAAGAAACACAGCTGTTCCAGACCGCACTGGAGATCTCCGGTGTCGACGGAAGTCTCAAGCAGCAACTGGTCGACTCGTCGACAAGCCTCGCGAACCTGCTGGCCCGTGCGACCGACGCGCTGCGCAATGGCGACACCGCCGCCTACGCGGCGATCAACGACAAGGACATCACCGTGGCGGGACAGGTCTATTCCGCCAACGTCGAGAAATTCCAGCGCCTCGCGAACCAGCTGTCGGAAGACACGATCGACGAAGACAACGCGCACTACGAGCGGATCGTCGCGATGGTCGGTATCGGCATTGCGCTCGCGCTGGCGCTGACCGTCGCGACGCATTTCGCGCTGCGCAGTCTCGTTGCGCGACCGCTTGCCGAGGCCGCGTTGCTGCTCGACCAGATCGCATCGAACGAACTCACGCACGAAGTGCCGCCTGCGGGCAACAATGAAATCGGGCGACTGTTTTCGGCGATGCGACGAATGCAGTCGGGTCTCGCGCAAACCGTGGTCGGCGTACGCAACAGCAGCGAATCGATTCATACAGCCGCACGCGAAATCGCCGCGGGCAACCTGGATCTGTCGAGCCGCACGGAGGAGCAATCCGCGTCGCTCGAAGAAACCGTCGCGAGCATGGGCGAACTGATGTCGACGGTGAAGCGCAACGCCGATCACGCGCAGCAGGCGAGCGAACTCGCCTCCGGCGCCGCGACGCTCGCGCAGAGCGGCGGCGAGATGGTCGCGCGATCCGTCGAAATGATGGGAGTCGTGCGCGCGAGCTCGCAGAAGATCGCGGAGATCACCGGGATGATCGACAGCATCGCGTTCCAGACCAACATCCTCGCGCTGAACGCAGCGGTCGAATCGGCGCGTGCCGGCGAACAGGGACGCGGCTTCGCGGTCGTCGCGGGTGAAGTGCGCACGCTCGCGCAACGCAGCGCAGGCGCGGCGCGCGAGATTCGCCAGTTGATCGGCGCGTCGATCGACGACGTGAACAACGGCAATCAGCTCGTCACGCAGGCGGGGCAATCGATGAACGAGATCGTTGCCGCGATACGGCGCGTCGCGACGATCATGACCGAGATCACGACGGCCACCGTCGAGCAAAGCGCGGGCATCGTGCAGGTCGGCGAGGCCGTCAGCCAGATGGAACAGATGACGCAGCACAACGCGGCACTCGTCGAGCAGGCGGGCGCGGCGGCCAGCGCGCTCGAGCATCAGGCGCATTTGATGAAGGCCGCGATGTCGGTGTTCCGTGTCGCGGCCACTGCATGATTTTTTTAACGCACTCTTTCTGACCGATTGATCAACCCAGGGCATCAAAGAACATGAATGCAACTCTCCGGATCATCGCCACCGCCGCAGCCGGCATGATGGCGTCGATGATCGCGCACGCCGCGACGTATGCGTATGTGTCGAACGCCGACAGCCGCGACATCTCGGTGTTCAGCGTCGATACGTCCGATGGAAAACTGACGAACGTCGAGACCGTGCCGGTCGACGGCACCGTGATGCCGATGGCGCTGTCGCCGGATCATCATCGCCTGTACGCCGCGCTGCGCTCGACGCCGTACCGCGTCGTGAGCTTTGCGATCGATCCGCTGAACGGCAAGCTGATCGAACTGGGCCGCGCACCGCTCGCCGAAAGCATGGCGTACGTGTCGACCGATGCGACGGGCCGCTATCTGTTCTCCGCATCGTATGGCGGCAACCTGCTGGCGGTGAACGCGATCGGCAGCAACGGCGTCGCGGGCGACGTGCTGCAGACGATCAAGACAGGACCGATGGCGCACGCGATCCGCCTGTCGCCGAGCGGCCGCTATGCGTTCGCATCGGTGCTGGGCGCGGACGCGTGGCTGCGTCTGCCGTTCGACGCATCGACCGGCAAGCTCACCGAAAACGCCGATCCCGCGTACCGGTTGCCGGAAAAATCCGGGCCGCGTCACTTCGTGTTCTCCGCGAACGGACGTTTCGCGTATCTGATCGACGAACTCGACGGCAAGCTGCACGTGCTGTCACTTACGCACTCGGACGATACGGTCAAGCCGATCCAGGTCATCTCGATCCTTCCGGAGCATTTCTCGGGCGACAAGCCGTGGGGCGCCGATGTTCATCTGACGCCGGATGGACGCTTCCTGTACGCGTCGGAACGCACGTCGAGCACGCTGGCCGTCTATCGCGTCGATCCTGCGTCGGGCAAGCTCACGCGCATCGGTACGTATCCGACGGAGAAACAGCCGCGCGGTTTCAATATCGATCCGTCGGGACGCTATCTGCTCGCGGTCGGTCAGCTGTCGCCGACGATGAGCGTCTACCGGATCGAACCGAAGAGCGGTCACCTCGAAGCAATCGGCAAGTATCCGGTTGGCAAGGGGGCGAACTGGGTGGAGATCGTGACTTACGATGGGTCGAACTGATTCGCTAACCTGATGGTGCGATCACGCGTAGATGGAACGGGGCCGGCTCCGGCAGAGGCGGCCCCCGCGACACTCAATTCACCGCAGGCACTCTCGCGTTTTCACCGCGACATGCGCTCTTCATCCGCAGATAAAGCTGCTGCGAGGTGACCTGGCTCTGGTAGGTTGTATCGATGCTCTGATGCAGGCTCTGCTTGTAGTCGTCGGGGGCGCGCATCGGCATGATGACCGCGTCGAGCCGCGCGTGAGCGTCCTTGACCGGCACGCCGTCGTCGCGCCATTGCGCGGCAGCCGATTCGGTCTGCGCGACGAGGTAGCATTTTTGCTGCTGCGACATCAGCGACAGCGCAGGGCCCATGCTGTCGTATTTCTGCTGCTGGGTTGCACATCCTGTCAGGAGGATTGCGCCGGCACACACCACACTGAAGCCTCGTTTCATTACGACTCCCCGAATTCGGTCGATCTATTTGATTGTCTGCGTGAACCGCCCGTGACTTCGTCTTCGCGTGGGCTGGCGTAGTGGCTAGCATACAGGAAGAGGATGCGTTGCATGCCCGCGCAATGACGACGGAAACCGCGCTACGACTGCCGGGAAAGACAATGCTGCGTGCATCGCTCAAGCAGCGTCCTGTGCCACAATCCCCCGCATGACCTGGATCGCCTCGCTCCCGATGTACAACGTGACGCCCGCGCTCGGCGCGCTGTGGCGTTCGCTGCTCGACGAAGCAGTGCGCGCGGTCACGCCGGATGCCTCTGTGATCGACGCACCGGACGACCTGCACGCGCTCTGGCGCCGCGACGATCTGCTGCTCGCGCAGACCTGCGGCTATCCGTTGATGCATGGCTTGCAGGATCGCGTGCAGCTGATCGCGGCACCTGAATTCGACGTGCCCGGCTGTGCGGGTATCGAGTATTCGAGCGCACTGGTCACACGTGCGAGCGCAAATCTGGATTCGCTCGAAGCCTGCCGTGGCATGCGAGCCGCGTATAACCAGGACGATTCGAACAGTGGCATGAATGTTTTGCGTCATGCGGTCGCGCCGCTTGCGCGCGATGGACGCTTCTTTGGTGCGGCGATTCGAACCGGTTCGCATGTGGGATCGCTACAGGCGCTCGCGGAAAATCGCGCGGACGTTGCAGCGATCGATTGCGTGACGATGGCTTATGTGCGCGACGCGCTGCCCGAACTTGCTCAAGCGG
Encoded here:
- a CDS encoding lactonase family protein, with translation MNATLRIIATAAAGMMASMIAHAATYAYVSNADSRDISVFSVDTSDGKLTNVETVPVDGTVMPMALSPDHHRLYAALRSTPYRVVSFAIDPLNGKLIELGRAPLAESMAYVSTDATGRYLFSASYGGNLLAVNAIGSNGVAGDVLQTIKTGPMAHAIRLSPSGRYAFASVLGADAWLRLPFDASTGKLTENADPAYRLPEKSGPRHFVFSANGRFAYLIDELDGKLHVLSLTHSDDTVKPIQVISILPEHFSGDKPWGADVHLTPDGRFLYASERTSSTLAVYRVDPASGKLTRIGTYPTEKQPRGFNIDPSGRYLLAVGQLSPTMSVYRIEPKSGHLEAIGKYPVGKGANWVEIVTYDGSN
- a CDS encoding methyl-accepting chemotaxis protein: MRNFKVGSSLLIVLAVFATMITIGGVTGIVALKNANTNAKRLHELARQTVLVNDSYKDSTRTRSALVRAYVALKEHNDLVVRDSALQSAKRTFDLSAKETQLFQTALEISGVDGSLKQQLVDSSTSLANLLARATDALRNGDTAAYAAINDKDITVAGQVYSANVEKFQRLANQLSEDTIDEDNAHYERIVAMVGIGIALALALTVATHFALRSLVARPLAEAALLLDQIASNELTHEVPPAGNNEIGRLFSAMRRMQSGLAQTVVGVRNSSESIHTAAREIAAGNLDLSSRTEEQSASLEETVASMGELMSTVKRNADHAQQASELASGAATLAQSGGEMVARSVEMMGVVRASSQKIAEITGMIDSIAFQTNILALNAAVESARAGEQGRGFAVVAGEVRTLAQRSAGAAREIRQLIGASIDDVNNGNQLVTQAGQSMNEIVAAIRRVATIMTEITTATVEQSAGIVQVGEAVSQMEQMTQHNAALVEQAGAAASALEHQAHLMKAAMSVFRVAATA
- a CDS encoding phosphate/phosphite/phosphonate ABC transporter substrate-binding protein, translated to MTWIASLPMYNVTPALGALWRSLLDEAVRAVTPDASVIDAPDDLHALWRRDDLLLAQTCGYPLMHGLQDRVQLIAAPEFDVPGCAGIEYSSALVTRASANLDSLEACRGMRAAYNQDDSNSGMNVLRHAVAPLARDGRFFGAAIRTGSHVGSLQALAENRADVAAIDCVTMAYVRDALPELAQAVRQIGWSATSPGLPLIAARPVPTALAQSLRDALNTANNTQPERAAQLRLKRFTEVSFADYARIVQLEDEAIAAGYPRIA